One Sediminibacillus dalangtanensis genomic region harbors:
- the ylbD gene encoding YlbD family protein — translation MSDLHPSVQEFKAFVKKHPGLVKEVNQNGNSWQDIYEMWVLLGEEDEKWKEFQTGNLKGAQNSERSAPGDSQGKQQQLASQFMQMIEKVDLNKVQGHMHQLNGAINNIQTLIGQFQEFKKHSPAKQSKMHQTPWSKD, via the coding sequence ATGAGTGATTTACACCCTTCTGTACAAGAGTTTAAAGCATTCGTCAAAAAGCATCCTGGACTGGTAAAGGAAGTTAACCAAAACGGAAATTCCTGGCAGGATATCTATGAAATGTGGGTGTTGCTCGGGGAAGAAGATGAAAAATGGAAGGAATTCCAAACGGGAAACCTGAAGGGAGCACAGAATAGTGAAAGGTCGGCACCAGGAGATTCTCAAGGTAAGCAGCAACAGCTTGCAAGTCAATTCATGCAAATGATTGAGAAAGTAGACTTAAATAAGGTGCAGGGTCATATGCATCAATTAAACGGAGCGATTAACAATATCCAGACGTTAATTGGCCAATTTCAAGAGTTTAAAAAACATTCTCCGGCAAAACAATCTAAAATGCATCAGACACCTTGGAGTAAAGATTAG
- a CDS encoding YlbE-like family protein, with protein sequence MQPAIYQQLTNRPDLKHFIRMNPEWYRKLTRYPEEFTEMEKAAKAFYGKTIPQRIERLSGQMQMISMLIQMAGSMKD encoded by the coding sequence TTGCAGCCAGCCATTTATCAGCAACTGACGAACCGGCCAGACTTGAAGCATTTTATCAGGATGAACCCCGAATGGTATCGGAAATTGACTCGGTATCCGGAAGAATTTACGGAGATGGAAAAAGCAGCAAAAGCTTTTTATGGGAAAACAATTCCGCAGCGGATTGAACGTTTGAGTGGTCAAATGCAAATGATATCAATGCTTATCCAAATGGCCGGATCCATGAAGGATTAA
- a CDS encoding YlbF family regulator has translation MFATLELVDIIDKSEALGQMILQSDVMEEYHQQKRQLEEDDEAQKLIASFNRMKEQYEDVQRFGRYHPDYNQIMKDVRASKREMDMNEKVASFKIAERNLQQFLDEISDLVAHSASEQVKVPKDGAALQDSGCGCGSGGSCGCQAS, from the coding sequence GTGTTTGCCACTTTAGAGTTAGTAGATATTATAGATAAGTCTGAAGCACTTGGCCAAATGATTCTTCAATCCGATGTCATGGAAGAATATCATCAGCAAAAAAGACAGCTGGAAGAGGATGATGAGGCGCAAAAACTGATTGCTTCCTTCAATCGTATGAAAGAACAGTACGAGGATGTTCAGCGATTCGGTAGGTATCATCCGGATTATAATCAAATTATGAAGGATGTTCGTGCTTCGAAAAGGGAAATGGACATGAACGAAAAAGTTGCTTCGTTTAAAATAGCTGAACGCAATTTGCAGCAATTTCTTGATGAAATCAGTGATTTGGTTGCCCATAGCGCCAGCGAGCAGGTGAAAGTGCCTAAGGATGGAGCAGCACTTCAGGACAGCGGATGTGGCTGTGGAAGCGGTGGAAGCTGTGGCTGTCAAGCTTCATAA
- a CDS encoding YlbG family protein encodes MRTKRQGLIVWFQHMKNIKQIKRFGHLIYVSKQRKYAVVYVDQVEADETADKLNHLPFISKVDFSYKPYVNTEFENAKMDKAKEYDYKMGI; translated from the coding sequence ATGAGAACAAAACGTCAAGGGTTAATTGTTTGGTTCCAACATATGAAAAACATAAAACAAATCAAACGATTCGGTCATTTAATATATGTATCAAAGCAGCGAAAATACGCTGTGGTCTATGTAGATCAAGTTGAAGCCGATGAAACGGCAGATAAATTGAATCATTTACCGTTTATATCCAAAGTGGATTTTTCATACAAGCCTTACGTGAACACCGAATTTGAAAATGCAAAAATGGATAAGGCGAAAGAATATGATTATAAAATGGGTATTTAA